One window from the genome of Candidatus Methanomethylicota archaeon encodes:
- a CDS encoding DUF4352 domain-containing protein: MKNIRKKGISPVIATVILVAIAIVISIAAAFWMTGLLSSFTSYEKLTISVYLSRDGSDYDATITIVNDGTASAVVTKIFINGEDKTDSFTDSQGNTPPDAPIGAGESKVFTGDKVVSGVKPGQIVRITIVTLRGTYETTVVAP; the protein is encoded by the coding sequence ATGAAGAACATAAGGAAGAAAGGCATATCACCAGTAATAGCAACAGTAATACTAGTAGCAATAGCAATAGTAATAAGCATAGCAGCAGCATTCTGGATGACAGGACTACTAAGCAGCTTCACAAGCTACGAGAAACTAACAATATCTGTATATTTAAGCAGAGATGGCAGCGACTATGATGCAACTATTACCATAGTAAATGATGGTACCGCATCCGCAGTTGTTACGAAAATCTTTATAAATGGAGAGGATAAAACAGATTCGTTTACAGATAGTCAAGGTAATACTCCGCCAGATGCTCCAATAGGTGCTGGAGAATCAAAAGTTTTTACTGGCGATAAGGTTGTTAGTGGTGTAAAGCCTGGTCAAATTGTCAGAATAACTATAGTGACTCTAAGAGGTACTTACGAAACTACAGTAGTGGCGCCATAA